GAAAGCAAAACCAATAATTTGTACGAGGAGAATGACATTATAAAATAACCACTGAGGGATGCAAAGTCAATAGAAatcattagagagagagagagagagagagagagagatggcatGGAGAAAGTGTTACAAGGATGCTCTTCCATTTTCAGCCATGGTTGCAACAGAGTGCATAAACGTTGGCTTAAACATCTTATACAAAGCATCCACTTTGAAAGGACTGGGCTTCTATGTCTTTATTCTCTACTCCTCTGCCATTGGTACTCTTGTTCTCCTCCCTTTGGCCTTCATCTTTCGTGGGTATGTCTCTTGATTTCCATTTCTATAATATTAGTGAAACAAATACTcgataaattatattttcaaacttatttcaaacttaaactttcaaaatattttatgcaaacctcaaattttattttattttcttaatttccaaaaatcaaaaaaaacatttcatttAAACCCTCTATCACAAATTCTGTTTAATCTCATTAatggtaaattttatttttaattataaggtTTGAGGTGAAATTTCTTTAAACCATAAGGATTAAATGAAACCATataaaattataacttttaattaaaatcatATGAAACTGTGAGTGTTAAATAAAAGTATTTGAAATTATAAGGTTTAAATAAAACTTATCCAAAACAAcgaggtttatatatatatatatatatatatatatatatatatatatttatttatttatttatttatattctcaATATCTTTCACATTCTCATATCATTTACATTATGATTTTACATCGAGATTTTGAGGACAAGTTTCTTTCAGAACTATTTGGGGAGAAACCTTTCAAAttttacttgtatctttttattgaatgttaattttgaaattttaacttttagattgcatgttctttatgtttttacatcatctcaaatttcattcaaattggatattatttactattcgttcaataaacttattttctatgtataatattttaccataaaaacttgaaatttaaacatatcATTAATGACATAGATATTGgtatttgatctttttgaaattttacaagtatgaataatataattagaacatataatctaattgttagattttcaaaatttacacccaataaaaatatataagaaaaatttgaagagtgtctctccaaactaatttggaaaGAATCATTTTCCAGGTTTTGACGATGTATTTAGTTATAGAATATTTGATGGAATATTAACAAAAATGCTACTTCATACATGTAGAACAGCCGGGCTTCCTACAATCAAGTGGCCTCTCATCAATAGAATTTTACTACTTGTACTGATTGCGTAAGGATGTATTACACAGAAAAGCTCTTGCaatttgattttagatttgATAGATACGaaagaatttcaatttatgtcATTTGCTCTATGATgattactctttatcatcatgCCAAAATACCAATTGATTCATGATGTAGGTAGGATTTGAACTCCAAATCTTTTGTTCAATGAAGATTTTAtgagttgagctaactgaaatcCATTGATTTGTTCGAGTTCATTTGGTTCACTTGATGTAACCAAATCATACCAGCTTCCAACTTCCAAGAAATGTGGGATGTGTTGGCTGTTCATAATTTACGGGAATGTAAGATTATTACAGTGTAACGATAATGTGATTACCCATCAAATGGTTGCAATGACTAAATTGCCACCCATGGAAAtatgagattttattttaaatgactCAGTTGTCCAAATAGTTGTAACACATAACTCCAAAATAAGTGTCTGAAATGTGTATTTTGGTCTTATGCTTATATCTTTTTATGTTTGGGAGGGTATGCAGGTTTATAGCTCAGTTGTGTGGCTATAAAGGAATAGAATACAGTTCACCGACTCTTGCTTCAGCCATCAGCAACCTCTCACCGGCTTTTACCTACATACTTGCTGTTATTTTCAGgtctttcttcttcattctgATCAGCAACTTCactcaagtaatttttttacctaatttttattattatttataattcaatagttaaagAGGAGGGATTTGAACCATGAACGTTTCCATTAGAAATCCGAGGAATTGCTAATTAAGTTACAAGGCTTTTAAGTTTTGATGGTCCCTAAAATTTGTAGTGTGTTGCAATTGtgaccctaatttttttttttaaattaaataatatactTTTGCAAAGTATTGTGTACTACCACTAAtagtttgtttcttttcaaGTAGTTGAAGTCCTCAATACATATAGAGTTGTTTACACACTTATAATCTACCATTCATCCTCCCTACCTACTAAAACGCACTCATTAATTTAggaacaacaaagaaaaagaaaaagaaaaagaaatttttttgttaaatcattattttaatgaTGATCTTAATTAATATAGCCTGCTTGCTCGAAAGCGATTAGGAGTGATGATAtttgccccctttttttttacgCATTTgcccctaaattttttaaaaattaaataatatactTTTGCAAAGTATTGTGTACTACCACTCATAGTTTGGTTCTTTTCAAGTGGCTGAAGTCCTCGATACATATAGAGTTGTTTACACACTTATAATCTACCAGTCATCCTCCCTACCTACTAAAATGCACTCATTAATATAggaataacaaagaaaaaaaaaagcaaaaaaaaatttgttaaatcattattttaatgaTGATCTTAATTAATATAGCCTACTTACCTGAAAGCGATTAGGAGTGATGATATTGGCtccttttttttatgcatttgcccctaaatttttttaaaaaataaataatcattcaTCCTCCCTACCTACTAAAATGCACTCATTAATTTAggaacaacaaagaaaaaaaaatttgttaaatcattattttaatgaTGATCTTAATTAATAGAGCTTGCTTTCCCGAAAGTGATTAGGAGTGATGATATTTGCccaatttttttatgcatttgtTTATTCCTTTTGTGAAGTGACTTTTGTTGTGAGGAACTCAATTAGTTCATAAAATGAGGATCGCGGCAATAGCGTGGTTTTTGTTTATTACATAAGACAATACACTAGTCTattacataaataaacaaaacaaaacaaagaaaacccaaacataGAACAGGTTGCCAAAATATACAAAACATCTCAGGCCCTTAGGCAGAAGCCCCTGAGATGAGATATTCAAGAAAGTTGCGGTTGCTTCTCGAGCATGAAATCTTGCCTCCCCAAGAATTCTGCAATCTAAGTTGATGACAGAAACTTCTCTAGAAAGGGATCCAAATAGTTTAATGTAGAGCTTCATATACATAAACCAGCAATTTCTGTATAACTAACCAGAACCACTATGGATTTAACGCCTTTGAACttgcaaatttttaattttttaaatgagcGGTAGAGTGATTGATTGCATATCAAAGATGGTACAAAGAATTACAAAGTGGAGAAGGTCTAATATATAAAGATAGTGCAGGAGGTCATGCGCTCATTGCCTTGCTTCTTGACATATTATTGAGCATTTATGTATACATTTATGCTTTGTGATAAAACTTAAACTTCTTAAACCCACCTCTTCCTTATAGATACTAGCATGTATAACCGTAGTACAATGATTACGCCTATGCTTTAATCATTGAGTGTCATGAACACATTTATTGCTGATTACTATCACTAAattttcttcctttcctttatatttatttgttcttCAAAAGAATGGAAAATCTAGCCTTGAGAAGCTCAATCACTCAGGCTAAAATCATTGGCACATTACTATCAATATCAGGAGCATTCATAGTGCTTTTCTACAAGGGCCCTGCAATCATATCTCCATCTCAATCACCATCTCTTTCACTTCATTCTCCACGAGGCACATCAGAAACAAATTGGGTGCTAGGTGGCCTTTTACTTGCTATTGAGAACCTTCTGTTTTCAGGCTGGAGAATTGTTCAGGTACTTTTATGTGATAGGTGATACTTCAAAGTATGGATTTGATTAAATTGGATTGGATTGTATGACTGTGTTATGTGTGGGCATGTGCCAAGTCCCACATTGGGAGTTTACTAGGTAGAGCTTGGCTTGGCTTATATAAATGATTGTGAGTAGCCCTGATTGTAACTTGATTAGTCCTTTCTATATATAGCACGAATGTAAGTAATACTTTTCTTGTCTCATGACATTATGAGACAAAGAATTAAGAGAAGCTAAAATTGAATTCTCTGCAATTTTTTACAGACCCAAGTTATGAAAATATATCCAGCAGAGATAGTAGTGGTCTTCTTATACGCCTTGTGTGGAACAATTATATCTGCACCAGTATGTTTAATGGCAGAAGGAAACTTGCGTGCTTGGACACTAAGGCCTGATGTAGCATTGGTCACCATAATATACTCGGTAAGATCCAAGAAACATGGACAATACCAAATGACAGAAGTTATTGATAATATCTAACTTTCATTCTCCCCAATCAGGGATTCTTTGGTTCATCCATCGGTGTTGTTCTCGCATGGGTCTTGCACTTGAAGGGGCCTGTGTATGTTTCAATCTTTAAGCCATTGTCAATAATCATTGCAGCTGCTATGGGTGTCATATTCCTTGGTGATGCTCTCTATCTTGGGAGGTATATATATCTCTCAATCTCATCAAAATGCACATTTACACATGTATCGAAACACAAATTACCTTCTCCCCCAGACTAAAATACCAATTAGAGTACTCTATCAAGAAGAAAAGATCAGCTAATTTTCACAGTCCATtggcattttttcttttcttcctaaTGTTGCAGCATCATTGGAGCAATAATATTATCAATCGGATTTTATGCTGTCATATGGGCAAAACATAAAGAGGAATTGAGCTTGGGATCTTCATCTGATGATAAGACCCCTTTGTTGAATAGCCACAAATTTGAAGGTATGTAGAACAGATATTTGCAGGTGAATACTAGCTGATTAAAGATTGAATAGCACTGAGCTACTTGCAATCCAATACCTCAATGATATTTTTGCTTTTACAGTAAAAGTGCACCTCAGAAGGGCTAAAGATCTGGGTTGATATCTGAGTACCTACAATCAGCAATTAatcatttcttttgttttatttttgaaatgagCTTCTTAGGTTGCTGATGAAGAAATGAGTGTGTAGTGGTTGGGGAGTGAGGTTATTGAAGAACAAGGAAGAGTGATTGACTGGTTCAAAGTTGTCACCCTCCAAGAAGTAGGGAGAATAGAAGAAAGAATTGAGAATGAGGAAGGAATTTGAATTACATTTCTTGTATGTTTGTCAATAAATCAATTACAAGTATTTACAGGTAGTTCTTACAATGGCATTAGCCATTGAGAACCAATACAATTTAACCACAACTCAACTACTGGTATAACTAACTCAACTGACTAAAAAGTAACAACTAACTAATTAACTGTCACACTGCGACCCTATCACTAACATCTTTATCACTTAACAGCTTATCACAGCATCATTACTGATCATTCCATCCAATAAATGCTGTCACTCTACAGACTACAGTCAATATAACAAAGAAGGAGAATGATAAAGGAATTTGCACTACATTTCAGATATGTTGGTCAATGTATCAATTGCAAGTATTGATAGACAATTCTTGCAATGGCATTAGCCAATGAGAACCAATACAACTCAACCACGACTCAACTACTAGTATCTAACTCAACAGACTGATGACTAACTAACTGTCACACTCTATAACTAACATCTTATCACTTGACAGCTCATCAAAAAATCACTACTAATCATTCCATCTGATAAATGCAgtcactcatcactcaataTTACTAGTGCAAAACCCACTGTTTTGTAGAACCCACTGCTCTTTCAGCATTTCAAGCTAGCTACTTGACATTACCCTCCCCTTCAGAGAATTTTGCCTACAAGTTGAGGGTAATGCTTTTGAAGAGCATGCAAGATCtcccaagtggcatcttctacAGGGGTACCTTGCCAAAGAACCATGACATAAGAGATGGCTTTGTTATGAATTTTCTTCATCCTCCTTGGCTTTAGGCTCAGAAAAAATGACACCTTCTGTATCAACATGAGGCAAGGAAGATAAAGGAATCACATGAGCTCCCAATTTTAGCTTCAAGCAGGACATATAAAAAACTGGATGAAGCTCAGAATGAGAAAGTCCAACTTATAAGCCACTTAGCCTACTCTTTGAAGCACCTGGAATGGCCCATAGTACTCCTATATAATCACATTGAGCCAATATTTCAGATTATAGTTAGTGTCCAACTGACACACATAAAAGATAGCACTAAACAGAGCAAAGTTGCCTTGGTTCCTCTGTCATCATCGTTGGCAAATCATTGGTTGAACCGTTGAACTTGATGTTCTTGCTGCCGGGGGTTGTAACTccccctgaatgatttccagATTTGTTAGTGGTTATTTGCAGATAAGTCATGCTTAGTAAAGAAACCAAAATTACATTTGTCCAGTTTACATGAGAGCATAAGTGGTTATTTACCATCACTTCCCTGCTTGTGGGCAAGAATAGAGAGAAAACGAGAGACAGAGGACATGCTTTTTTATATCCAAGAAAAAACTTCTTACAGTCATCATTCATCATTGCAGCTCTCCAACATGCAGCTAGGGTCTTCCAATTCTTGACAAGTTAACcgttcaaacttcaaaccaGTAACCTACAGAAACATATATGCGTGAGTCTGTGTGATATAGAGTGAGAGAGAATTCAGTAAGTGTCAAAGATTGAATGCCAGTCTTGCCTGAAATTTGTTTCAtgaatctaaaaaatataatgtcGGAAgccgttaaaaaaaaaaactaaaactaatggTCATTTCACACATTTGGCGTTGATAAAGTTCAAGCCACTTGTTATAGAGACGGATTCTTGGTAAAACATAGCATTATTTTGCTAATGTCAttgggaaaaataaattttaaaatggaaTCCACATCTCTAATGGTTTAGATCAAGGATATGGATACTTTAGAAAATAACAGGAAAAAGAGGAACACATTAACTgtttaaaacaaacaaagaaaaggtTGTGCTATTTTAAGTGATGAAATATTATGAATAAGTGAATAACAATGATTCGCACTTCCAGATCCTCTCTGCTGAACACTAAGTGACAGCACATTAGACAATTCTTCCTCATAGACTATGTCCTCATAAACAATACTAATGGAACCATTAAGCACCTGTTCCATATTTA
This genomic stretch from Castanea sativa cultivar Marrone di Chiusa Pesio chromosome 1, ASM4071231v1 harbors:
- the LOC142644079 gene encoding WAT1-related protein At5g40230-like isoform X2, which encodes MAWRKCYKDALPFSAMVATECINVGLNILYKASTLKGLGFYVFILYSSAIGTLVLLPLAFIFRGTAGLPTIKWPLINRILLLVLIAFIAQLCGYKGIEYSSPTLASAISNLSPAFTYILAVIFRMENLALRSSITQAKIIGTLLSISGAFIVLFYKGPAIISPSQSPSLSLHSPRGTSETNWVLGGLLLAIENLLFSGWRIVQTQVMKIYPAEIVVVFLYALCGTIISAPVCLMAEGNLRAWTLRPDVALVTIIYSGFFGSSIGVVLAWVLHLKGPVYVSIFKPLSIIIAAAMGVIFLGDALYLGSIIGAIILSIGFYAVIWAKHKEELSLGSSSDDKTPLLNSHKFEGC
- the LOC142644079 gene encoding WAT1-related protein At5g40230-like isoform X1, giving the protein MAWRKCYKDALPFSAMVATECINVGLNILYKASTLKGLGFYVFILYSSAIGTLVLLPLAFIFRGTAGLPTIKWPLINRILLLVLIAFIAQLCGYKGIEYSSPTLASAISNLSPAFTYILAVIFRMENLALRSSITQAKIIGTLLSISGAFIVLFYKGPAIISPSQSPSLSLHSPRGTSETNWVLGGLLLAIENLLFSGWRIVQTQVMKIYPAEIVVVFLYALCGTIISAPVCLMAEGNLRAWTLRPDVALVTIIYSGFFGSSIGVVLAWVLHLKGPVYVSIFKPLSIIIAAAMGVIFLGDALYLGSIIGAIILSIGFYAVIWAKHKEELSLGSSSDDKTPLLNSHKFEVKVHLRRAKDLG
- the LOC142644079 gene encoding WAT1-related protein At5g40230-like isoform X3, which gives rise to MSLFSTPLPLVLLFSSLWPSSFVAGLPTIKWPLINRILLLVLIAFIAQLCGYKGIEYSSPTLASAISNLSPAFTYILAVIFRMENLALRSSITQAKIIGTLLSISGAFIVLFYKGPAIISPSQSPSLSLHSPRGTSETNWVLGGLLLAIENLLFSGWRIVQTQVMKIYPAEIVVVFLYALCGTIISAPVCLMAEGNLRAWTLRPDVALVTIIYSGFFGSSIGVVLAWVLHLKGPVYVSIFKPLSIIIAAAMGVIFLGDALYLGSIIGAIILSIGFYAVIWAKHKEELSLGSSSDDKTPLLNSHKFEVKVHLRRAKDLG